One Salvia miltiorrhiza cultivar Shanhuang (shh) chromosome 6, IMPLAD_Smil_shh, whole genome shotgun sequence genomic window, ATTCAAGTATAGTTTCCGATAGGGCTTACTGATTCCGACGAGCGTTGTAGATCGACATCGAGCACGTCGACGATGAAGGAATGGCCTCCGGAAAACGGTGGTTGATTTCATGAAAGCCACGAAAGAATCCGTAACGAGCGCAGTTTTAGGAGGATCATACGACGGAGCTCGCCAGCGAGAGCTCGTGAATCTCACTCAGCATCCACTCTTCACCGGTCTGACCTCCGAGGACGATAGCTCTCGTTCCTCCAACGATGCACGTGCTGTGTCCCCAGGCGAATCTAGGAGGGCGTCCGGGGACGTTTAGGATCCTCCACGTTGGCTTCTCCTCGGTGGGATCAAGTATGTAGAGCTGGGAAGCAGAGTGGAGGCCGGCAACGGAGCCACCGAACACGAGGATTCTGCCACCGGGGAGACTCACAGCCACGTGATCGAGTCGAGGAGGGGGAGCCATGCCACCTGGATTTCCGGCTCCAGGCATTCCACTCCCGGTGACGCATCTCCAACAAGGCTCATCCTCACTCAAATCCATGGTGAAAACATCACTAGATCGAAACCGGAGAGGCCCACTCTTGGCAAGACCTCCGAACATCAAGATCTTTCTTCCGCCATAAACAGATAGCGTGTGGCCCAAACGCGAAGGAGGAGTCCATGTTACGGGTATCTCTCGCCACACTGGTTTCTCTATCGATAGATCGAGCAGGAACGTATCACTTAAAAGCACACCCGAATCCGCACAGCCACCAGACACTATTAACTTGGTACCATCGAGGGTGCAGGAGCTATGCCACGACCTAGGAAGTGGCGGTGCCAAGCTTGAGATTTCACGCCACGTAAGGTGTTTTGCATCCAAGTCCAACACGAAGACGTCATTGAGTAGACCTTGTCTCCCACAACCACCAAACAGCACGAGATGAGAACCATTCACGCACGAAAGCGTGTGACCCCAACGCCCAGGAGGTGGAGAGCTCACTTTCACGTGTTGCCACTCTGGATTAGTGGAGTTCAGGTCCAATACAAAGGTGTCGTTCATCGGTTGCATGTTGACACCTTCGCCACCAAAAAGCACCACACGGTTCCCAACAGCGCATGCACTGAAGTTGCAACGTGAGGGTTCCACTGCACCTCCGACTGTTAATTTTCTCCAAGCTGCAGCTTCAAGAGTTGTGAGTTCCCTAGCCAACCTACCCCAGCCTAATCTTTTAGCGCCAGGCACCATCTCGAGGACCCTCGTGGTTTCACTACCCCATGCATTTTGACAGACAATTCGCCAAAGATCTTCATTCTTTGTTAGCTCATAAAACCGTTGACAGACAGAGCCAACTGATGCAATATCCCTTGGAGTAAGTCGAGAAAGAATCTTGAGAGCGATTACTTCATCGCTCAACTGGAATATTCCACATAACCCACGACTGACGTTTCTGATATCTCCTGAAACCACTCCACGAGAAGAAATGTTAAACCTTAACCTTTCAGATGCTCTAGCAGATTCCTTGGCTGAAGATCCAGGAAGGGGACCCAGATCAAGAGTTGCTTCTATAAAATGTTGTATGCCAATTACATGTGTTATCGTATCCTCATCACCGTAGATTGGGGTCATACGTAACATGTTCATCAGTGGGGATCCATCTTTCCTGAAATTTAACAGTTCTCCTTGAAACTCAACACCTTTCTCGAGGCATCTTCTTATTTCAGCAACTACTGTGGAGCTCACAAGGGGATGCCTTCTCTTTGCAAACGGACCTCTGCATTGCATGAAACGGCTGCAGCAATCCAGAACAATCATGACATAAGTAAACCATCGGAAATACATTACCAATACAATGTGTAGCTAATCCTCCTGTCTACTCCAGCAATAATAGACTCAAAGTAGGAATTTTCAAGTACGTGTATTAACACATGAAAGAGAACAAGGGAAAGGAGAAAAAATCTCATTCAACTTCTTTGTACATGACTACATGAACGAAAGAATTCTACTTATAGTGATACCAATATACCTGAAATCATCCTTTGACCTTCTGATGGAAtacataaagtaaaaactatCTCAAAGTAGAAAAAATAACGGTTATCAGACAAAACACAATCCCTTGCCAACATCTAACATGGAAAAAGttaaaaactctcttttcaCCTTTCCTTGCTTATGTTGAATCATTTCATTAAGCCTCATACATACCAAACACTAACCTACCACCAAATAATCTCAATCAAGTTGCTGATTCGATTCTCTCATCCAGAACACGCCCAAGTTTAAGAAATATAATCTTCACGATCGGCTTAAAGTAATTCAAACATTTATGATTTATCATGCCTTCTCTTAACCAAGATATCTATAATCAATAGCTATATTGTGCCTACCAATGTTTACACATGAGTCCCCTCTACAAACTATGACAGCACAATAATCACCATAAAGAAGGTAATACAAGACGGTTCCTAATAATACTAACTAGTTTTAAAATAACGAAACATGCATATTACTGAAAATACCTACCAGGATCTCATTTTTCTGGGTCATAATTtatcaacaaaataaaatttcctTAGTTCCTAATATCTTGCAAATTAATTTAACATAAGCACTGCTCCTCTGAAATAAATGCTCCTAGAATGGTTGATGTCAGACATACAATAGAAAAGCCATTTAATGTGATACTTTTAATTCTTGAACAAAGTCAAACAAGAACAGCAGTACTTACATAATAGCTTCAGGAGTTTCTATAAACAAATTAGAAACATGCTATGAACACATCTTTCAACCATTTGAAATTGCATACGAATCTAGTATACTCCCCCAGAAAGCCCCATCCTTCCCACCAAACAAAGAAGAGATGGCGAATGCACAGGAGCTTCTATAAATTTATGAAGTCAGCATTTCGATTATAATCTACAAGATTGAGACCTAGCTGCCAAATAACTTAAGAGTTCATAGTGttccgaaaaaaaaaagttcttaaaagaaaaattagtAGCTACTCCTAAAAAATGTGACGAGATAATAGAATTGCAACCTTCACCAACCATTCTCTATTGGAATCAGATATGTatgtgtctatatatatatatatatatatatgtgtgtgtgtgtgttcaaaTGATAACCCTTTTTTAAAATGTGCCCTTGGATTGCTTATAGTGGATGCATCCCCTTGATGGATGAATACAACACTCGAGTCCGAAGCCCATgacgatttttattttatttttcgagtGCAGTTAATTCCCGGTGGATGCAGTAAGTTTTTACATTAACCAATTTAGCCAAAAGCCAAAACTTATTACGGTACCGAATACTGTTAGCATAAAGTACGGTGCCGAATACTGTTAGCATAAGTTATAACCAATTTAGCCAAAACCGAAAACTTGATAACACAAGGGTGTTAATCATTTATAGCCAAAACTACAAAAAGGAACAAACTTTTCGGCACAATATATCTGCTAGACTAAAAGATTAATAAAACGCATAGTTGAAAAACATCAACCTAACTGAAATGCAGAAACTGAGGCAAATGGGTCCAACATCCTAGCAGAGCAAGAAATAAGATCATCGTAATTccacccttttttttttcctgccATGACTTAATTTTTCTTCTCCCAATGAAACAAATTCAACGCATATCAAAACCTCAGCTGTCCGCATCCATAAACACAACCAAAAATTATCATAACCCACAGCTCTAGAAACAATTTCCAGCGCAAAAGAAAGCCTCATCTACACATCAAATGATAGAAAGTAGGCGTAGGCAAACATAGGAAATTCCAAAATTACTAACCAGTTACGCCCGAGAACTTCCTCGGCCCGAAATCCGGTAACCATCTCGAAGACGGAATTGACGTAAATAATGGGATGGTCGGGCTCCAAAGCATCCGTGACAACGAACCCACAAGGCGCCGGTTGCAGAAGCGCGTCGACGGGGAAGGGCAGCTGCCCGCCGCCTCCCTTCCTCAGCAAAAACCCTAATCCTCCCTCGATCTCCTCCTCGTCCTCCTCTCCGCCGCTTAGATCAGACTCCGAGTTGCTGTCCCACTCCATCATACCTCAGAAACGCCCAGCACTTCCTCACCCCATACCGCAATCAGCGGAAATTTGGCCGAAACTGCGGCGAATGGTTGGGGTTAAAATTGGGGGTTTTGGGGTCGGGATTGTGTGGAAATGAGTGGATGAGAAGCCAAACTCCAGGAGAGATGGACCAATACACACACAGAGGGATTGACACTTCACCGCTTTTTCACTTCGAAGACAAAAGCAACAGCAAAATGGGATTTTTGGATGGAAATAAAGAGTTGGAGAAATTTATAGTGATGgaagattgaagttgaagaATGAAGATAACGCTTTTCTGACTCTGCACAAAAATATCAGCGGTCTTCCAATTTTAATTAGGGCTAGAAATAAGAGTAGTACATACTGCATCAATTGTTGTACGGGCCGAAGTTGTTTTCGTCTACTACGAAATTTTGGGGATGAACTCTgttaaatatcttttttttttccctttatatTTGG contains:
- the LOC130987697 gene encoding adagio protein 1-like is translated as MMEWDSNSESDLSGGEEDEEEIEGGLGFLLRKGGGGQLPFPVDALLQPAPCGFVVTDALEPDHPIIYVNSVFEMVTGFRAEEVLGRNCRFMQCRGPFAKRRHPLVSSTVVAEIRRCLEKGVEFQGELLNFRKDGSPLMNMLRMTPIYGDEDTITHVIGIQHFIEATLDLGPLPGSSAKESARASERLRFNISSRGVVSGDIRNVSRGLCGIFQLSDEVIALKILSRLTPRDIASVGSVCQRFYELTKNEDLWRIVCQNAWGSETTRVLEMVPGAKRLGWGRLARELTTLEAAAWRKLTVGGAVEPSRCNFSACAVGNRVVLFGGEGVNMQPMNDTFVLDLNSTNPEWQHVKVSSPPPGRWGHTLSCVNGSHLVLFGGCGRQGLLNDVFVLDLDAKHLTWREISSLAPPLPRSWHSSCTLDGTKLIVSGGCADSGVLLSDTFLLDLSIEKPVWREIPVTWTPPSRLGHTLSVYGGRKILMFGGLAKSGPLRFRSSDVFTMDLSEDEPCWRCVTGSGMPGAGNPGGMAPPPRLDHVAVSLPGGRILVFGGSVAGLHSASQLYILDPTEEKPTWRILNVPGRPPRFAWGHSTCIVGGTRAIVLGGQTGEEWMLSEIHELSLASSVV